In the genome of Cheilinus undulatus linkage group 6, ASM1832078v1, whole genome shotgun sequence, one region contains:
- the galm gene encoding aldose 1-epimerase: MTEVSHQQWGEVSGLPSVDIWVLQSPQLKVEVLTLGAIIRSVCSKGKDGQIKDVVLGFDDLQGYLSDTRYQGAVVGRVANRIAQGRFVVEGKEYKLDINNGPNALHGGLRGFNKAVWLATEIDGGVQLSHTSPDGDQGYPGEVQVSVSYTLQGGTLTAEYQARSTKTTPINLTNHAYFNLAGQGAVDIYDHQVSIDAQSYLPVDDTTIPTGEIRGVEGTPFDLRKPVLIGPRLKEVPGPGFDHNFCLLSPRDAWTERHAARVCHPASGRVLEVSTNQPGVQFYTANYLDGSMVGKGGSRYGKHSSFCLEAQNWPDAVNQASFPDCLLRPGEVYRHITRYTFTTA, translated from the exons ATGACTGAGGTGAGCCATCAGCAGTGGGGAGAGGTGTCCGGCCTCCCCAGTGTGGACATCTGGGTCCTCCAGTCCCCCCAGCTGAAGGTGGAGGTTCTAACCCTGGGGGCCATCATTCGATCTGTTTGCAGCAAGGGAAAGGATGGTCAGATTAAAGATGTCGTCCTGGGCTTTGATGACCTGCAAG GTTACCTGTCAGATACCCGGTACCAAGGAGCTGTTGTAGGCCGAGTGGCGAACCGGATCGCACAGGGTCGCTTTGTAGTGGAGGGAAAAGAGTACAAACTTGATATCAACAATGGACCTAACGCTCTGCATGGAGGGCTGCGGGGCTTTAATAAG GCAGTCTGGCTTGCTACAGAAATTGACGGAGGTGTACAGCTGAGTCACACAAGTCCAGATGGAGATCAGGGTTATCCTGGTGAGGTTCAAGTCTCCGTCTCCTACACCTTACAG GGGGGAACACTGACGGCTGAGTACCAAGCTCGATCTACCAAGACCACCCCTATCAACCTCACCAACCACGCCTACTTTAACCTGGCTGGACAG GGAGCTGTTGATATCTATGACCATCAGGTGTCCATAGATGCTCAGTCCTACCTTCCTGTGGATGACACAACGATCCCCACAG GAGAGATCCGGGGGGTGGAGGGCACGCCTTTTGACCTCAGAAAGCctgttctgattggccctcgGCTGAAGGAAGTTCCAGGCCCAgggtttgaccacaacttctgTCTGTTATCACCCAGAGACGCCTGGACAGAGCGACATGCTGCAAG AGTGTGCCACCCAGCCAGTGGGCGTGTCCTAGAGGTTTCTACCAACCAACCAGGGGTCCAGTTCTACACTGCCAACTATCTGGACGGCTCCATGGTAGGAAAAGGTGGATCTCGGTATGGGAAGCACAGCTCCTTCTGTCTTGAGGCTCAGAACTGGCCTGATGCTGTTAACCAG GCCTCATTTCCTGATTGTCTCCTGCGTCCTGGTGAGGTCTACCGACACATCACCCGTTACACTTTCACCACTGCCTGA